The following is a genomic window from Spirochaetota bacterium.
AGTCGGTGAAGTATTGGATGTTTATCTCTGGGTGTTTGAGGTTGAATCGGTCTTTGGCGGTTAAGGGGGAAATGGACGAATTTGAGATTTTGTTAGGTTGGGGAATGATGGGGGTGAGTTCGCCGTGGGCGACGACTGGCAGTCCATCTATGGCTTTCGTGGCGCAGCCGTTGAATACATCCTGAACATGAGGCGTCATTTCCCCGATGCCCGGATACACCGCCTCACGGTAAACTACCGATCACGGAAGGAGATCGTATCCCTCGCCAGCGGATTCATCAAACATAACAATCACCGCACCAGGAAGCGCCTTATATCGAGCCGCGGTAAGGGGGGGGTGGTCCGGTTTTACAGGGTCCTCGACTTTGACGGGGAAGCTGACGCCGTCAGGGAGATCATTGCGGGCCATGCCCCGGACCGGACCCTGGCGGTCCTCTACCGCAACAACTGGCAGGGGAGGTTCTTGAAAGAGCGCCTCGGCGGGGAAGGGGCCGCCGGCGTTTTTTTCATGACCATGCACGCGTCCAAGGGACTTGAGTTCGACAGGGTCGTCATCTCAGGGGTGTGCGATTCGGTGCTGCCGGACGGGGACAACGACATCGAGGAGGAGCGGAGGCTCCTCTTCGTCGCCTGCACCAGGGCCCGGGACGAGCTCCATGTCATCGTTCACGCCGACGACGAGGGAGGAGCGAGCCTCTTCGGCAGGGAGCTGGGAATCGCCGTCGCTAATCCTCGTACTGCCCGTCCCAGAAGTTGTCCGAAAGCGAGAGCCTGTTCCCTTCCCATTGAATGATGCGCCGGCCGGCGAGTCGCTGGAGGAGCCGCGAGAAGGTCTCCGGTATGGTGCCGATGGCGGAGGCGAAGTCTTTTTTGGACAGGGTTATTTCATAGACCTGCTTCTTGCCGTAATGGTCCGCCAGGAAGCGGAAGAAGCGCTCTTCGACGTCGTACGCGGCAAGGTATAGTATCCTGCCGGCGAGGTACCGCTGCTTCTTCATGAGCACGGATATGAAATCATCGCGGAACTCGGCGTTGCCGAGGAGAGTTTCAAAAGCTGACCGGTCCATCGAGAAGAGCACCGATTCGGAGAGGGCCGTGGCGCTGACGGGATAGCGGTCTTTCTCGAACAGTATCACCTCGGCGAAGATCTCTCCCGGCGACGGGAGTTTGACGGTGACCTCCCTGCCGTCCGGCGCGCTTTTGAAGAGACGCACGCTTCCCTCGACCATGATGAAAAAGGACGAACCCTTCTCGCCTTCCAGGAATATCATCGTGTTCTGCGGCACTTTCATGATCCTCCCCATGGAGGCGATCTTTTTCGCCGAGGCGTCGCTCATGCCGCTGAAGAGCTCAGATTCTTTTAGAAGCGATTCGATTTGTGCCATTGTATATGGCGCCTCCATTAGATTGATAACTGACAAACGGAACCGGGAAAAAACGAGATGTCGGATTCGCCAATATCATACTATAGTAATAAAGCCCGACTCAAATATTAATTATTGTTGAAAGAATATCGATTATATGTCAAGAGAATGTTTATCTTGAAGTCGCATGACGCATCAAATTGCTTAAGAGGCGGCCATGGCTTATGAATTAATGAATACCGCGGCGAAGCTTGATGTCAGCGGAGATGATATTGTTATCGAGGCGTCCGCCGGCAGCGATTTTTTCATTGATGGCGGTACCGGCGTCGCAAAGACAAACGCCCCGTTCTATCACCGGGAGGTCCAGGGCGATTTCGTGCTGCGGTGCCGGGTGCAGCCGTTATTTCTTGAGACCTATGACGCGGGGTGTATCTGCGCCTATGAATCGCCTGACCGATGGATAAAGCTGGCCTTTGAGAGAACCGACCTGGGCTATGAATCCGTTGTGACCGTGGTAACGGATTCGACATCGGACGATTGCAACGGCGAAAGGATCGAGGGAGAGAGCCTCTGGCTGCAGATAGTCCGAAAGGATAACATGTGGTGCCTTCACCACTCGTCGAACGGCCGTGACTGGAAGATGTCTCGGTATTTTTTCATGGAAATGGAAAAACAGATAAGGATAGGATTGGTCGCTCAATCACCGGTGGGCAAGGGATGCGTGGTGCATTTCTGGAACCCCGCCGTTGAGAAAGAGATATATGGCGATATTCGATCGGCCCGTTAATAGCTGAGATCTTGCCGATCATTCATGAGGAGATGACTATGGATAGAACTATTGTTAAGACCGATAAGGCGCCAGCGGCGGTCGCGGCGTATTCGCAGGCCGTCAAGGCCAACGGGTTTATCTTTGTTTCCGGGCAGCTTGGCCTGGATCCCGGGTCCGGCACGCTGAGCGGCGGCGGCGCGGCGGCCCAGGCTGAGGCGGCGCTGCGAAACATCCGGGCTATCCTTGAGGCCGCGGGCAGCGACATGGCCAAGGTCGTGAAATGCACGGTACTCCTGGCCGATATCGCCGACTATCCCGAGGTTAACAGGGTCTATGCGACGTTTTTCACGAAGGATCCACCGGCAAGGGCCGCCTATGCCGTGGGAAATCTTCCCCTCGGCGCCCGTGTCGAGATCGAAGCGATAGCGCTTGCCTAGGGGAGGCCGCGCCATGAATGGGATACGGTTTTTCATGACCGATGTGTTCGGCGGCGAAAAATACTCCGGCAACCAGCTCGCGACCTTTCTTGACGGCGGGCGGCTGACGGAGCGGGAAATGCAGCGGATCGCGCGGGAGTTCAATTTTTCGGAAACCACCTTTGTCCTGTCGGATAAGAAAGAAAGCGGGGGATATGCCGTCAGGATATTCACTCCGGGAAAAGAGATCGATTTCGCCGGTCATCCGACCCTCGGCACGGCCTACATTATCCGGCGACATCTGATCAGGGATCATGCGGATGCGGTTGTCCTCAATCTCAGGATCGGCCGGATACCGGTATCGTTTTCCGGAAGCGATGGTTCGGGACCCCTCTGGATGGATCAGGCGGAGCCCCGTTTCGGCAAGGTCTTCGATGCAGCGTCGACAGCAGAAATGCTGCGCCTTCCGGCGGATGCCATCGATGGACGCTTTCCGGTCCAGGAAGTTTCCACGGGCCTGCCCCACATGATAGTCCCCTTGCGTAATCTGGAAGCGTTGCAAGAGGCGTCGCCGGACAAAGAGCGATATTTCGCGATTATCAGGGACGTTCCGGCAAAATGCGTGTTGATATTCTGCCCCGAGGGACGTGACGGGAGCCATGGCGTGAGCGTGCGCATGTTTGCCGATTACCTGGGAATTGCCGAGGATCCCGCCACGGGGAGCGGCAACGGCTGCCTGGCCGCGTACCTGTCCCATCATCGGTTTTTCGGATCGGACCGGGTTGATCTCAGGGCCGGGCAGGGCCATGAGATCGGCAGGCCGTCGCTTCTCATGCTGAAGGCCCATGAAACCGATTCCGGCGGGACGGCGGTATCGGTCGGTGGCAATGTGATCCCCATATCTGAAGGCACCTGGTACCTATGAGAAATCGTTTTCTCTCTTGACCTGGGTCAATGATGTCGGTATCATTATCGTGTATCATGTAAAACATAACGGGCTGCTACTCGCTCTGAGAGGGGTACGGCCCCAGGAGGGGAGTAAATCATGAGTGAAATCATCAATAACGCTGAGCAAAAACGGAGGACCCTGAAGGAGCTCATCCTCAAGCTCCACCGGGGGGAAAATCCGGAGCAGGTGAAGGCGGAGTTGCGGCAGGCCCTTGGCAAGATCCCCTACGATGACGTCGTGCGGGTCGAGCAGGAGCTGATTGCCGAGGGGCTTCCCCAGGAGGATGTGGTGAAGCTCTGCGATGTCCACACTGCGGTGCTGGACGGAAGCATCGACCAGTCCGGTGCGAAGACCGTGCTGCCGGGACACCCGGTCCATACCTTCAAGGAGGAGAACCGGGCCCTCGAAAGAGAAATCGCGGAACTGGAGAAATTCTATCACGGCGCCCCGGGCGGCGCCGATCATGAACCCACCCAGGACATTTACTACGCCATCATCCAGCATTTCAACAGGCTCATGGACGTGGATAAGCATTACAAGCGCAAGGAGAACCTGGTGTTTCCCTTCCTGGAAAAGCACGGGATCACGGGGCCGCCGGCGGTCATGTGGGCCAAGCATGACGAGGCGCGGGGGCTGATGAAAAAGGCGTTGCAGGTGCTTCATGCCGGGCTCGGGAACAAAACCGAAATACGCTGGCTCATGCCGGAGCTGCAGGCCGCGACACAAGCCATCACGGACATGATCGTCAAGGAGGACAACATCCTCTTCCCCATGTGCCTGGATTCCCTCACCGAGGCGGAGTGGTACGACGTGTACCGCCAGGGTC
Proteins encoded in this region:
- a CDS encoding DUF1349 domain-containing protein, whose protein sequence is MAYELMNTAAKLDVSGDDIVIEASAGSDFFIDGGTGVAKTNAPFYHREVQGDFVLRCRVQPLFLETYDAGCICAYESPDRWIKLAFERTDLGYESVVTVVTDSTSDDCNGERIEGESLWLQIVRKDNMWCLHHSSNGRDWKMSRYFFMEMEKQIRIGLVAQSPVGKGCVVHFWNPAVEKEIYGDIRSAR
- a CDS encoding DUF438 domain-containing protein — translated: MSEIINNAEQKRRTLKELILKLHRGENPEQVKAELRQALGKIPYDDVVRVEQELIAEGLPQEDVVKLCDVHTAVLDGSIDQSGAKTVLPGHPVHTFKEENRALEREIAELEKFYHGAPGGADHEPTQDIYYAIIQHFNRLMDVDKHYKRKENLVFPFLEKHGITGPPAVMWAKHDEARGLMKKALQVLHAGLGNKTEIRWLMPELQAATQAITDMIVKEDNILFPMCLDSLTEAEWYDVYRQGPEIGYCLFNPVDQWRPAGVAADDSGSPAGESAGGRIILPTGSLSVRELAALLDTVPVDITFVDADDTVRYFSQGKDRIFTRSKAIIGRKVQQCHPPASVATVQKIIDDFRAGRQESASFWITHKGRFILIEYFAMRDEQGTYLGTMEVSQDLTDKKKLEGEQRLLSYK
- a CDS encoding ATP-binding domain-containing protein, translating into MGDDWQSIYGFRGAAVEYILNMRRHFPDARIHRLTVNYRSRKEIVSLASGFIKHNNHRTRKRLISSRGKGGVVRFYRVLDFDGEADAVREIIAGHAPDRTLAVLYRNNWQGRFLKERLGGEGAAGVFFMTMHASKGLEFDRVVISGVCDSVLPDGDNDIEEERRLLFVACTRARDELHVIVHADDEGGASLFGRELGIAVANPRTARPRSCPKARACSLPIE
- a CDS encoding Crp/Fnr family transcriptional regulator, which codes for MAQIESLLKESELFSGMSDASAKKIASMGRIMKVPQNTMIFLEGEKGSSFFIMVEGSVRLFKSAPDGREVTVKLPSPGEIFAEVILFEKDRYPVSATALSESVLFSMDRSAFETLLGNAEFRDDFISVLMKKQRYLAGRILYLAAYDVEERFFRFLADHYGKKQVYEITLSKKDFASAIGTIPETFSRLLQRLAGRRIIQWEGNRLSLSDNFWDGQYED
- a CDS encoding PhzF family phenazine biosynthesis protein: MNGIRFFMTDVFGGEKYSGNQLATFLDGGRLTEREMQRIAREFNFSETTFVLSDKKESGGYAVRIFTPGKEIDFAGHPTLGTAYIIRRHLIRDHADAVVLNLRIGRIPVSFSGSDGSGPLWMDQAEPRFGKVFDAASTAEMLRLPADAIDGRFPVQEVSTGLPHMIVPLRNLEALQEASPDKERYFAIIRDVPAKCVLIFCPEGRDGSHGVSVRMFADYLGIAEDPATGSGNGCLAAYLSHHRFFGSDRVDLRAGQGHEIGRPSLLMLKAHETDSGGTAVSVGGNVIPISEGTWYL
- a CDS encoding Rid family detoxifying hydrolase; the encoded protein is MDRTIVKTDKAPAAVAAYSQAVKANGFIFVSGQLGLDPGSGTLSGGGAAAQAEAALRNIRAILEAAGSDMAKVVKCTVLLADIADYPEVNRVYATFFTKDPPARAAYAVGNLPLGARVEIEAIALA